GATAGACGCATTGTGGCAAAAGTTGCAACTAAATAACACTGATTTTGAAGAACTTTAGGGAGGAAATGGCTGCATTGAGACAACAGTTCAATGCCAGACAAGATATCACCAATTTGGGGAATTACAGTGTTTTGGAAAACAGCAGAAGACGTGGATCAGTTTACACGACAGAATTACATTATTACAGGGCTACGCATCAAACCTCGATCCTATGCAAGAGCAGTTGCCAACAGAGGAGAACCAGACGACATGGACGCTGCCAACAGAGCAACAATtggtcaacttttttgcaatcaAAGGGAATTGATGTTGATATTAACATCATTGATGCATGCATCTCACTGAATAGAAGAGGCAATACCACCATGCTAGTCACCATCATTAAGCTTGCCAACAGGAAATCCACAATAGCATTGCTGACAGGGAACAAAGTTGAAAAggcacaaatgtgtacatgaacgaGCACCTCGCAATGCTGAAAATGCACGCGACTTGAGGAAACGGGAGAAAATTCAGgaaacttggagcgccaactgcaaAATCTACATCAAACTGAATGGGGTTCCAGAAGCAAGAGTCCTACTTGTCAAGAACATCAAGGATCTGCACAAGAGCAACAAGTCGCAGCGGAGCAGAGACAACATCTTCCCTGATATCTCATACCTGGACTTTGTGAActacttatttttttaacccagCCCATTTTACAGCTGGAGGGACTTTTATAATTTTAACAGTCTAGAAAGCTATGACCACTTTTGTGGATGCATTCGTGACGCTTGTGTTTATCTCTATAAACCCAGTGGACATTGTGTTGTCAAGGCTAGAGTAATTCACTCTCAAAAAAGATCCGATCCAAGTTGACACCCTGGATAATCACAAATAACCAATCTAAGGTCATCTCAGCGCACTGTGACAGGATTGGGAGAATTATATTTTCATGTTGCTTAATTTTCTTTTGTATGTAGAGGCAACAGTCCGGATAAGAGAAGTGAGTACTGTTTTTTTATCAATACAACTACTATCAAAGTTCTTAGACCAAGCCCATCAAGTTAATGCAAAGTGGGgctgtcattttttttaaattcatttctaCTTACAAAATGTTCTTATTGACCGGAAATCAAATGATCCGAACAAACACAAAGTCGACGTAGCACATCACATATCAGTTGATTGCAGTTATCCATGCTCGCCTTTGCCGTTAATTGATATTTTCAGCCGCTTCTGTTTGTCCAGAAAAACACTTAGGAATGCAATAAAAGCTAGTGATATTTCTCCCACCTCGACTGTGGCAGTTGACAAAAATTAAGCCTTTTAATATGGCCAaaagcaatgcattgtgggaaatttATAACAAATCCGAACCCCTCTATGTACAAAACAAAAATAGAGGTGCAAGATGCTGTCAACCCCTGCCTGTCTTTCTTAAAATATGCCCccttcaaaaaacaaaaaattgttcAATAACGTAAAAGGATACATCTATTTGTTCTCTTCTTGTACATGATCCTGTAGCCGCACTCTCTGCACCGGATGGGATCACGGGCTTTGATTTCGATTTCCTTGTGGCACTCTGCGGGTAAGCACATGATACATTACTGCACATTAAAGAACAAATAAAAGCAGCGGTTAATTGGTCCATTACCGCCACATATGTAGAACATTGGCTGCTGCTTTGGCGGCTGTACATCTCTTGGTGTTTCCATTGTATCTACTAAAAAAGACACAATTAGCATGATAAGTATGTAGCATCAcaacatccatcttcttccgcttatccgaggttgggtcgcgggggcagcagcctaagcagggaagcccagacttccctctccccagccacttcgtccagctcttcccgggggatcctgaggcgttcccaggccagccgggagacatagtcttcccaacatgtcctgggtcttccctgtggcctcctaccggtcagacgtgccctaaacacctccctagggaggcgttcgggtggcatcctgaccagatgcccgaaccacctcatctggctccgctcgatgtggaggagcagcggctttactttgagctccccccggatgacagagcttctcaccctatctctaagatagagccccgccacccggcggaggaaactcatttcggccgcttgtacccttgatcttgtcctatcggtcataacccaaagctcatgaccatagttgtggatgggaacgtagatcgaccggtaaattgagagctttgccttacggctcagctccttcttcaccacaacggatcgatacagcgtccgcattactgaagacgccgcaccgatccgcctgtcgatctcacgatccactcttccctcactcgtgaacaagactccgaggtagcaatgatcctaggagctatgttgtccgggggattccatgccccctggtagggtctcccaagacaaacaggtcctaggtgagggatcagacaaagagcagctcgaagacttctattgaaatacaaaaaccgagactcagatttccctcgcccggacgcgggtcaccggggcccccctctggagccaggcccggagttggggcacgatggcgagcgcctggtggccgggcctgtccccatggggcccggccgggcacagcccgaagaggcaacgtggccccccctccaatgggctcaccacccatagcaggggccatagaggtcgggtgcaatgtgagctcccaacaggtataaaagaaagggcatctctatcctccttcaaaaccgctataaaagttcacctccaggcagctacaaccctaaactaacaccctccccggattgctaataatcaaatgtaaacaatcaaatgcagattctttttcttatgccttctgatctctctctctctctctctctctctctctctctctatgtccactacttgatgtccataccccccccccccccaccccaccccccctccacactcctgattgtaaataatgtaaataattcaatgtgattatcttgtgtgatgactgtattatgatgatagtatatatgatagtatatatctgtatcatgaatcaatttaagtggaccccgacttaaacaagttgaaaaacttattcgggtgttaccatttagtggtcaattgtacggaatatgtacttcactgtgcaacctactaataaataaaaaatctcaatcagctgggcggcagccgaaggcagggcacttggcggtcggctacagaagctagctcttgggacgtggaacgtcacctcgctgggggggaaggagcctgagctagtgcgcgaggtggagaagttccggttagatatagtcggactcacttcgacgcacagcaagggctctggaaccagttcaaCAGCATCACAACAGCTACATACGAAAACAGCATGGCACAATCAACGTAATGAGCTACAGCTGTAGTTAACGTATATTGTAGGGCAGATGATTAAATGTAGCATGATAAAAATACACATTCAAATACTACATGTAAAACAATCTCACCGTGGTTGTAAACCAAATAAACGGTTTCGGTCCACTCGTCAAACACACGCCACTTCCTTGCACATGCGCAGTAACTTCTTCACTCGACTCAGTAAAGTGCTTTGTGATTGGCCAAAAAGAGATTgcattagggatgggcgataccacacttttaggattcgatacgataccgatacttgttcttgcattttcatcgataccgataccgataccattaatttcttattggcaatttttgtcagtcaaaaatattattactattattatttaagacaaatcacaagacaaatacagaccatttatatcACATGTATTATgctcaatatataataaaagtaaaattaaaataaataacataaatatgaaaaataaattaaatattatatataataataattatatattatatataataataattagatattagggctttccaattaactgtcaaatccgaatcgcaagaagctgcagttattttttaaagtttgtgatcatataattagcaattaatgaaatataaaataggctaatgttttcgaaatgaaagaaatcatgttacagattaaaaccaaaatcacattcaatcatatatttcaagattttcttggaaaaaaataaaactgtaatgcaaagatgaagaatctccaaattgtatctctttcttatcttgttttaaatactcaagcaaatttcaactaacagtaaattcccatgtgtggaaattatttgaatttaggataatcatttaaacaaaaatattcaataaaaaaattaaacaatgcctgacactggatatgcctggctgcatcgctgtcggctggctgtgtgtgtgttgcacgttgacgacgctcattcgctgtttcctgtcacgtgactgggccagctctatactctgccaggtacaggggtgtcccagcacatagtaagttaagtaagtcatcaaaaacatctgaaagtgatgcttgcaccccccacacgccgttttttggtttatatcgatacttttttcagaaaagtgatgccaaatgagtagcgtgtgagtatcgatatatcgataccacaggttcgatacgcacatccctagattGCATGTACACTCCGACTCAACAGGGGACGCGGTGgtttaagaagaaaaaaatcaCAAACTGCCCAgtgttggaaacattttgtttgttttacacgtatctctatgggtgagggccgacatccggacaactgagctacatacgggttctttgagccatagcaaccagactggcgttgaaaacaaaccgttgccattactctttaacctgtcgacctacgctggttaaacccgtcattctgcctccaaaatgccgaaaaactgtgttgtttttggttgtgctaaccacaactggaaacagggaaaacaaaggttgtatttggttctgccaaagcgtgataaaagcccacagagacgagacaaatggctcgcagccgaAGTCGGGGCCGGTGGCAACAAGAGCCGCCTCACGCTGTCTATGTCGGTGGCGGTCGAGTTCCGCGACTACTTGGTGGACTTCATCGAACACTGCGCCCATTTGGGTCCCAGCAACCCGGGCATGGTGCAGGATGAGCCGCGGCGGGCCCTGAAAAGCGAGTTCCTAGTGCGGGAGAATCGGAAGTACTATATGGACCTGAAAGAGAACCAGCGGGGACGGTTCTTGACGATCCGGCAGACCGTGAACAGGGGGCCCGGCTTGGGGTCAGACCATCGCGCTTCCGGCGCAGGGACTTATCGAGTTCCGCGACGCTTTGGCCAAACTTATTGACGATTACGGCGTGGACGAGGAGCCCGCGGAGCTGCCGGAGGGCTCGTCGATGACTGTGGAcaacaagcgcttcttcttcgacgtgggctccaacaagtacggcgtgttcacacaaagttgttgataacttccgcgtctctttcttagtagcgcgcaggctaagctaactagcaagctaagctaactagcaagctaagctaagcctgagaagctttaaagtttactgagacgagtctgacgcaaataatacattttcgttttttcacacgatatgcgaataagtaaaaatgcgtaaatgaaggatttaacgccaacttccaagccacaacgctcgttaaatgccttTTCTggcaatgctgtgttcgctgtgagctggtttgttttcaacgaattcccggttgctaggggattggtaggcggaagtgacgtaggtccgccctcacccatatagaggctttgcagtcacgtggttttatcacgtgactttgtgttacgccgccatcttgccggtcaacctgtcgtagggatgggcgataccccacttttaggattcgataagataccgatactttttcttgcattttcatcgataccgataccgacaccaataatttcttattggcaattttttgtcagtgaaaaatattattactattgttattatttaaaacaaatcacaagacaaatacagaccatttataccacatttattatggtcaatatataataaaagtaaaattttaataaataacataaatatgaaaaataaattaaatattatatataataataactatatattatatataataataattaaatattagggctttccaattaacagtcaaatccgaatagcaagaagctgcagttattttttaaagtttatgatataattagcaattaatgaaatatgaaataggataatgttttcgaaatgtaagaaatcatgttacagattaaaaccaaaatcacattcaatcatatattcaagattttcttggaaaaaaataaaactgtaatgcaaagatgaagaatctccaaattgtatctctttcttatcttgttttaaatactcaaggaattttcaactaacagtaaattcccctgtgtggaaattatttgaatttaggataatcatttaaacaaaaatattcagtaaacattactaaaaaacaaaaaaaacaatgcctgttttaagtcaacaattggacaacactggatatgcctggctgcatcgctgtcggctggctgtgtgtgtgttgcacgttgacgacgctcattcgctgtctcctgtcacgtgactgggccagctctatactctgccaggtacaggggtgtcccagcacatagtacgttaagtaagtcatcaaaaacatctgaaagtgatgcttgcacccccacacgccgttttttggtttatatcgatacttttttcagaaaagtgatgccaaatgagtagcgtgtgagtatcgatatatcgataccacaggatcgatacgcacatccctaccggtcagctcgttcctacgtgttcgtacagattcagttggatttctgcgctacattttcaccgatttcatccgaattatggctgatttgctatccaatgaagttgtgcatttggatgaagagtccaaaaaacgttaccgagagaagttgaaccttgttggcacaaaggatccgtaccttttaccgagaagcatgctaaaatcacctgagcattttgcaacagTCGACCTGCCTGAactctcatatccagacatttataattaactcgtcgattcaccatctccgtacactggaaaggaccttaaggcatacaagagtctggatgtctacaagtattttacagcaggttttgtgcatgatgggctgatatggcagattccaaacaagaatcgatttcttctcatgaccaaggtaaggaaaaagcacacacagaagagcctactgtctGTTTACAAATCCGCGTGGCAGTAACAGTGTGATTGTGAAACAACTACTGAATGATTCTAATGAAAACTCacattgttaagctttttttttttattacaaacggcgtcctgttcaaaaatgcttttaattcaaaaactgtttcacaaactTCATATTGAAATGTTCCTATTTTTCTCTATGCATTACATAATTTCAAAAAACTACTATAGActttgtgaaacagttttttaattaagcATTTTTGAACAGGAGGCTTTTTGTAATAAAAGATTAGCCTGAAAATTTATCGTATTCAGTTTAAGGATGTGACcaaacaatattataaaaaattctatcaaaaattgctttgtaaaaaactGTTTCCAGGAGCTTCATATTGAAATCTGAGAAATTAATTCctacaataaaacaatattacataattTCCAACTATTCAGTATAGAGCTTATGAAACAGTttctacaaaaataatttttagaaTTCATGCTTGATAAATAATTTTGGTTTCTTGCTCAAAATGAACCAGGTTTAAATTTTCAGGCTAATTTAAAGAATGATTCATGAGAAAATTTACCAAATGCCAGGTAAAATATGCATAAATGGACAGTAAGACGTCTAGCCTTGTATATTATATTCAAATTAGGGACTGATAATAATATAAGGTATGTCATATTATCTGTTTCAGGTAAAACACTCTCAACGGATGAATGATCCTCCCCTCAGACCTTGGGTAGCAATAGCGAAAGATGGTCAGACTCTGTGCTGCCACTGTACCTGCATGGCTGGATTGGGTGAAACATGTTCACATTCATCCGAGAACTGCAGCATCAAAGCATTCCACATGAAATGTCTTGGCATAAAACGAGTCCCACAACGATGGTTTTGCCCTAACTGTAAGAAGTTGGAAGTAAAACAGAAAAAGTTGTTTCTGTAAGATTCTTTCCTGGTATTTATTACAGAAAAAATATCGATGCAACATCATTACTCAAATGGTACAATTGGGTCGGATAAATTTGTAAGTGCGCATGACACTTATACAATTTTATCTAATGTTGTGTAACCACTGTCATCAGATGACAATAAAGAGATGGGTATGATATTTTCCATCATGGTATACTTTTGTCTTGCGAGTCCAATAACTCTCTCTACATGGATACGGACAGCAGCTAATCCTCTGGTGCCCTCAACATCTAGTGGATTAAGCTGCCTTCTTTTCGAATCTCAGCGTGCACCACATCTTCACCAGCGGGTAGTTG
This Entelurus aequoreus isolate RoL-2023_Sb linkage group LG05, RoL_Eaeq_v1.1, whole genome shotgun sequence DNA region includes the following protein-coding sequences:
- the polr2k gene encoding DNA-directed RNA polymerases I, II, and III subunit RPABC4, producing the protein METPRDVQPPKQQPMFYICGECHKEIEIKARDPIRCRECGYRIMYKKRTNRLVVFDAR